A window of Chloracidobacterium sp. N contains these coding sequences:
- a CDS encoding glycoside hydrolase family 1 protein, translated as MDKLPVETPVTQETDAPSRRRASRRRFLASTLTTTAALAAGSVTSAATPQAPSRKPRTSQKPAGNTFPAGFQWGAATAAYQIEGALDADGKGQSIWDMFVRKPNAIWRGHTGDVACDHYRRYKEDVALMKKLGLKAYRFSLAWARILPEGTGTVNARGLDFYDRLVDELLAAGITPFCTLYHWDLPLALHQRGGWTNRDSADWFAEYTTVAARRLGDRITYWMTLNEPQVFITLGYQAGRHAPGLLLPLKDVLQAGHHALLAHGKGVQALRAHVKQSRIGFAPATPIAYPATEQPEDIAAARAFNFGIQGYGFLFNASVGLPLKNPFNNAWWMDPVFLGEYPAEGLALYKADAPQVADGDMAVISTPVDFCGVNIYFGFKIQSDGRGGPRVVIPTPATPLTAFDWPVTPEALRWGPKFFHERYKRPIYITENGLALRDWVALDGKVHDPQRIDFTTRYLRELRRAVGEGVPVQGYFHWSILDNFEWAEGYKQRFGLVYVDYDTQVRTPKDSFAWYAQVIATNGAALG; from the coding sequence ATGGACAAGCTCCCCGTTGAAACACCGGTCACGCAAGAGACGGACGCCCCATCCCGCCGCCGGGCTTCCCGGCGGCGCTTTCTGGCCTCAACCCTGACGACCACGGCCGCCCTGGCAGCCGGCAGTGTGACGTCCGCTGCAACACCGCAGGCCCCCTCCCGCAAGCCACGCACCAGCCAGAAGCCAGCCGGAAACACCTTCCCCGCTGGCTTTCAGTGGGGTGCGGCCACAGCGGCCTACCAGATCGAAGGCGCCCTGGATGCCGACGGCAAAGGGCAGTCCATCTGGGACATGTTCGTGCGCAAACCGAATGCCATCTGGCGCGGCCATACAGGCGATGTCGCCTGTGACCACTACCGGCGGTACAAGGAAGACGTGGCCCTGATGAAGAAGCTGGGTCTCAAGGCGTACCGCTTCAGCCTCGCCTGGGCGCGCATCCTCCCGGAAGGCACCGGGACGGTCAACGCCAGGGGGCTGGATTTCTACGACCGCCTCGTGGACGAACTGCTGGCGGCCGGGATAACGCCCTTCTGCACGCTGTATCACTGGGACCTGCCGCTGGCGCTGCACCAGCGCGGAGGCTGGACCAACCGGGACAGCGCCGACTGGTTTGCTGAATACACGACCGTCGCTGCCCGGCGGCTGGGCGACCGCATCACTTACTGGATGACCCTCAACGAGCCGCAGGTGTTCATCACGCTGGGCTACCAGGCGGGGCGGCATGCCCCCGGGCTGTTGCTGCCCCTCAAGGACGTGCTCCAGGCAGGCCATCACGCACTGCTGGCGCATGGGAAAGGTGTTCAGGCGTTGCGCGCCCACGTCAAACAGTCCCGGATTGGCTTTGCGCCGGCAACGCCCATTGCTTACCCCGCCACCGAGCAACCCGAAGACATCGCCGCTGCGCGCGCGTTCAACTTCGGGATTCAGGGCTACGGTTTTCTGTTCAACGCCTCGGTCGGGCTGCCGCTCAAAAATCCGTTCAACAACGCCTGGTGGATGGACCCGGTCTTTCTCGGTGAGTACCCGGCCGAAGGGCTGGCGCTGTACAAGGCCGACGCGCCGCAGGTGGCGGACGGGGATATGGCCGTCATTTCAACGCCGGTGGACTTCTGTGGCGTCAACATCTACTTCGGGTTTAAGATTCAGTCCGACGGACGCGGCGGGCCGCGGGTCGTCATTCCGACGCCGGCCACCCCCCTGACGGCCTTTGACTGGCCCGTGACGCCGGAAGCGCTCCGGTGGGGGCCGAAATTTTTCCACGAACGTTACAAAAGACCGATATACATCACGGAAAACGGACTGGCGCTGCGCGACTGGGTGGCGCTTGATGGAAAAGTTCACGACCCGCAGCGCATTGATTTCACAACGCGCTACCTGCGCGAACTACGCCGTGCCGTCGGGGAAGGCGTGCCGGTGCAGGGGTACTTTCACTGGTCCATCCTGGACAACTTTGAATGGGCCGAGGGCTACAAGCAGCGTTTCGGGCTGGTGTATGTGGACTATGACACGCAGGTTCGCACTCCGAAGGATTCCTTTGCGTGGTATGCTCAGGTCATTGCGACAAACGGCGCGGCACTCGGATGA
- a CDS encoding ABC transporter substrate-binding protein yields the protein MTGSALRPSTFPVWLRRWQVVWVWLALAALAGVAACERKGRAAAGDGLPPVLKIGVYMPMTGDTATFGTSSMGGIRLATEQRNAAGGIRGSRIELILEDDRGQPEEAKTVVTRLVTRDNVIAVLGEVGSARSIVAAAVCQQKRVPMLTPSSTNEKVTRKGDFIFRVCFIDPFQGEAAAKFAVQDLKLRRAAIITDVKNDYSVGLTKSFRESFTRLGGTVVIEKNYQAGDASFNAQLTGIREAGADFVYAPGYYGDVGQIIKQARELGIRVPFIGGDGWDSPDLWRGGKEALDGCFITNHYSVDNPDPRVQAFIAAYRQRYGDTPDALAALAYDGAQVLYAAIERANSTDGEKIRDALAATRDFPGVTGTISLDANRNAVKPAVILELRDGSYHYRTTIHPSSDQETEVPNVHGQAPR from the coding sequence ATGACGGGTTCCGCTTTGCGCCCTTCCACGTTCCCGGTGTGGCTTCGGCGGTGGCAGGTCGTGTGGGTCTGGCTGGCGCTGGCGGCCCTGGCAGGCGTGGCGGCCTGTGAGCGCAAAGGCCGGGCGGCGGCCGGCGACGGGCTGCCCCCGGTGCTGAAAATTGGCGTCTATATGCCGATGACCGGCGACACGGCGACCTTCGGCACGTCGTCCATGGGGGGCATTCGCCTGGCCACCGAACAACGCAATGCGGCCGGCGGGATTCGTGGTTCACGTATCGAACTCATCCTCGAAGACGACCGCGGTCAGCCGGAAGAAGCCAAAACCGTCGTCACACGCCTCGTGACGCGCGACAACGTCATCGCCGTTCTGGGCGAAGTCGGCTCGGCGCGCAGCATTGTGGCGGCGGCCGTGTGTCAGCAAAAGCGCGTCCCTATGCTGACGCCTTCCTCAACCAACGAGAAGGTCACACGCAAGGGCGATTTCATCTTTCGGGTCTGCTTCATTGACCCCTTCCAGGGTGAAGCCGCCGCGAAGTTCGCCGTCCAGGACCTCAAGCTGCGGCGCGCGGCCATCATCACGGATGTCAAGAACGATTACAGCGTAGGTCTCACCAAATCGTTTCGGGAAAGTTTCACGCGGCTCGGCGGCACGGTTGTCATCGAAAAGAACTACCAGGCCGGCGATGCCAGCTTCAACGCGCAACTGACGGGCATCCGGGAAGCGGGCGCGGACTTCGTCTATGCGCCGGGCTACTACGGCGACGTGGGACAGATCATCAAACAGGCGCGGGAACTCGGCATCCGGGTGCCCTTCATCGGCGGCGACGGCTGGGATTCCCCTGACCTGTGGCGCGGCGGGAAGGAAGCCCTCGACGGCTGTTTCATCACGAACCACTACTCCGTGGACAACCCGGACCCACGGGTGCAGGCGTTCATTGCCGCCTACCGCCAGCGGTACGGCGACACCCCCGATGCCCTGGCGGCGCTGGCTTACGACGGCGCGCAGGTGCTCTACGCCGCCATTGAACGGGCCAACAGCACCGACGGCGAAAAAATCCGCGACGCCCTGGCCGCCACCCGTGATTTTCCTGGCGTCACCGGCACAATTTCGCTCGATGCCAATCGGAATGCCGTCAAACCGGCGGTCATTCTCGAACTCCGGGATGGAAGCTATCATTATCGAACCACCATCCACCCTTCATCCGACCAGGAAACCGAAGTGCCCAATGTCCATGGACAAGCTCCCCGTTGA
- the rph gene encoding ribonuclease PH, whose protein sequence is MRSGGRAPNALRTVQLTPHVNKYAEGSVQVEFGDTRVICLASVEEKVPPFLKGKGTGWVTAEYAMLPRATDQRTPREVTRGNPSGRTHEIQRLIGRSLRAVVDFAKLGERTIYLDCDVIQADGGTRTAAITGAFVALVMAARKLQADGVLKDMPVTDYLAAVSVGTVNGTPLLDLDYREDSRAEVDMNVVGTGDGRLVEVQGTAEQRPFSRENMNALLDLAMQGIRELITLQRQLLGLLE, encoded by the coding sequence ATGCGAAGTGGTGGGCGCGCCCCCAATGCCCTGCGAACGGTACAGTTGACGCCACATGTCAACAAATACGCGGAAGGGTCGGTACAGGTCGAATTTGGTGATACGCGGGTCATCTGCCTGGCCAGTGTCGAAGAAAAAGTGCCGCCGTTTCTCAAGGGCAAGGGCACCGGCTGGGTGACGGCCGAATACGCCATGCTGCCGCGTGCAACCGACCAGCGCACCCCACGGGAAGTCACCCGTGGGAATCCCTCCGGGCGGACACATGAGATTCAACGCCTGATTGGGCGCAGCCTGCGCGCCGTCGTGGACTTTGCCAAGCTGGGCGAGCGGACGATTTACCTCGATTGTGATGTCATTCAGGCCGATGGCGGCACACGCACGGCGGCGATCACCGGCGCGTTTGTGGCGCTCGTCATGGCGGCCCGCAAGCTTCAGGCGGATGGCGTCCTGAAAGACATGCCGGTGACGGACTATCTGGCCGCCGTCAGTGTCGGAACGGTCAACGGCACGCCCCTGCTGGACCTCGATTACCGTGAAGACTCCAGGGCTGAAGTGGATATGAATGTCGTCGGGACAGGCGATGGCCGCCTTGTCGAGGTGCAGGGAACGGCCGAGCAGCGTCCCTTCTCGCGGGAGAACATGAATGCGCTCCTCGATCTGGCCATGCAGGGCATCCGTGAACTCATCACCCTCCAGCGCCAACTCCTGGGGCTGCTGGAATAA
- a CDS encoding DegT/DnrJ/EryC1/StrS aminotransferase family protein — translation MPDGFVPILDLEPQYQALRPALQAAFERVCRSRQFVLGEEVAAFEDEVTNHLGVAHAVGVNSGTDALVIALRALDIGPGDEVITTPFSFFATAEAISLVGATPVFADIEAESFNLDPHAVASRITSRTRALLPVHLFGRPAAMGAVLELAERYGLAVIEDAAQAFGAQYLPPCAGCDGQGCQPTTRTRLHGRYVGTLGTVGAFSFYPSKNLGAYGDGGLIVTNDARLAERARKLRSHGSLVPYQNEMLGYNSRLDGLQAAILRVKLPHVTGWNAARRRLAERYTARLASLPGVTPPAVTPGHVFHQYTVRLPRERRDAIRQALQAQGIGTMVYYPTPIHQLPVYAGRFPAQPVSEMAAAEVLSLPIWPEMTDATWERVIAAVERAVAG, via the coding sequence ATGCCCGACGGCTTCGTGCCGATTCTCGACCTCGAACCCCAGTACCAGGCGCTGCGTCCGGCACTTCAGGCCGCCTTTGAGCGGGTGTGCCGGTCGCGCCAGTTTGTTCTGGGCGAGGAAGTGGCCGCCTTCGAGGATGAAGTGACCAACCATCTGGGCGTGGCGCATGCCGTGGGCGTCAACTCCGGCACAGATGCGCTTGTCATCGCCCTGCGAGCGCTCGACATCGGTCCGGGCGACGAGGTCATCACCACGCCGTTTTCCTTCTTTGCCACGGCCGAGGCCATCAGTCTGGTCGGGGCCACGCCGGTTTTTGCCGACATCGAAGCCGAAAGCTTCAACCTTGATCCACACGCCGTGGCATCCCGGATCACCAGCCGCACCCGGGCTCTGCTGCCCGTGCATCTTTTTGGGCGTCCGGCAGCTATGGGCGCGGTGCTGGAACTGGCCGAACGTTATGGACTGGCCGTGATTGAGGATGCCGCCCAGGCGTTTGGGGCGCAGTACCTGCCGCCATGTGCCGGCTGTGACGGCCAGGGCTGTCAGCCGACCACCCGGACACGGCTGCACGGGCGCTATGTCGGGACGCTGGGCACGGTGGGCGCGTTTTCGTTCTACCCGTCGAAAAATCTGGGCGCGTATGGCGATGGCGGGCTCATCGTCACCAACGACGCCCGCCTTGCCGAACGCGCCCGCAAGCTGCGCTCGCATGGCTCCCTCGTGCCTTACCAGAACGAAATGCTCGGCTACAACTCGCGGCTCGATGGCCTTCAGGCGGCCATCCTGCGGGTGAAACTGCCCCATGTGACCGGCTGGAATGCCGCCCGGCGACGCCTGGCCGAACGATATACGGCCCGGCTCGCCTCACTGCCTGGGGTGACGCCGCCGGCCGTTACTCCGGGGCATGTCTTTCACCAGTACACCGTACGCCTCCCACGGGAGCGGCGGGACGCCATCCGGCAGGCGCTCCAGGCGCAGGGCATCGGAACCATGGTGTACTACCCGACGCCCATTCACCAGCTTCCGGTCTATGCCGGCCGGTTTCCGGCCCAGCCGGTGAGTGAGATGGCTGCGGCTGAAGTCCTGAGTCTGCCGATCTGGCCGGAAATGACTGACGCCACATGGGAGCGCGTCATTGCGGCCGTGGAACGCGCCGTCGCCGGCTGA
- a CDS encoding bifunctional 5,10-methylenetetrahydrofolate dehydrogenase/5,10-methenyltetrahydrofolate cyclohydrolase, with translation MAAQILDGALVASKLNAETAARCADLTARGIRPGLAAVLVGDNPASRTYVNSKVKTCTRLGLYSEVVTLPAETTTAELLALVATLNARTDIHGILVQMPLPAQIDAPAVIRAIDPEKDVDGFHPVNVGRLALKQEGFVPCTPAGVVALLDHYDLPLRGQRAVVLGRSTIVGLPLSLLLLHRDATVTLCHSRTTDLAAMARSADILIAAIGRTAFVTETFIRPGAVVIDVGINQVTTRADIQSCFGDDPARLADLEKKGYTLIGDVHPRQAAELAGYVTPVPGGVGPLTIAMLMRNTVLAAERACRR, from the coding sequence GTGGCGGCTCAAATTCTGGATGGGGCTTTGGTGGCCTCAAAACTCAATGCTGAAACGGCGGCGCGGTGTGCTGACCTGACGGCGCGGGGCATCCGGCCGGGGCTGGCCGCCGTGCTGGTGGGCGACAACCCGGCGTCGCGTACCTATGTGAACAGCAAGGTCAAAACCTGTACGCGGCTTGGGCTGTATTCGGAAGTCGTGACGTTGCCGGCGGAGACGACGACGGCCGAACTGCTGGCGCTGGTTGCCACGCTCAACGCCCGGACGGACATTCACGGCATCCTCGTCCAGATGCCGTTGCCGGCGCAGATTGATGCGCCGGCCGTCATCCGGGCGATTGACCCGGAAAAAGACGTGGACGGTTTTCATCCGGTCAACGTCGGGCGTCTGGCACTCAAACAGGAAGGCTTCGTGCCCTGTACGCCGGCCGGCGTCGTGGCCCTGCTGGACCATTACGACCTGCCACTGCGCGGGCAGCGCGCCGTGGTGCTGGGGCGAAGCACGATTGTCGGACTGCCGCTTTCGCTGCTGCTGCTCCACCGGGACGCCACCGTGACGCTATGCCACTCACGGACAACCGACCTGGCGGCCATGGCCCGGTCGGCAGACATTCTCATCGCGGCCATCGGGCGGACAGCCTTCGTCACGGAAACCTTCATCCGTCCCGGCGCGGTGGTCATTGACGTGGGCATCAACCAGGTGACGACCCGGGCGGACATCCAATCCTGTTTTGGCGATGATCCGGCGCGCCTGGCCGACCTCGAAAAGAAAGGCTACACGCTGATTGGGGATGTACATCCACGCCAGGCGGCAGAGCTGGCTGGTTACGTGACGCCGGTGCCGGGCGGCGTCGGTCCGCTGACCATTGCCATGCTGATGCGCAACACCGTCCTGGCTGCCGAACGCGCTTGCCGCCGGTAG
- a CDS encoding GNAT family N-acetyltransferase, producing MKEPLDARFYIAPMLESDLPAVVELERLARLSRWGYDGYRTELRHNPLAVMLVVRGQSPFLRRAIYGFLAGRVQLSARHDGRELHIANIAVYPEVQRQGLGRRLLKEALYTGRLYGATTAFLEVRQSNHGAQALYASLGFVTTAHKRNFYTDPPEDGLLMELTL from the coding sequence ATGAAGGAGCCTTTGGACGCGCGTTTCTACATTGCGCCAATGCTGGAAAGCGACTTGCCGGCCGTGGTCGAACTGGAGCGCCTGGCGCGCCTGAGCCGGTGGGGATATGACGGCTACCGCACCGAACTGCGCCACAACCCGTTGGCCGTCATGCTCGTCGTGCGGGGACAGTCGCCGTTCCTGCGCCGTGCCATCTATGGGTTTCTGGCCGGACGGGTGCAGCTTTCGGCCCGGCATGACGGCCGCGAGCTGCACATTGCCAACATCGCCGTCTATCCCGAAGTCCAGCGGCAGGGGTTGGGGCGGCGGCTTCTGAAAGAGGCGCTCTACACGGGCCGCCTGTATGGCGCGACGACGGCCTTTCTCGAAGTGCGCCAGTCAAACCATGGCGCCCAGGCCCTGTATGCGTCGCTGGGGTTCGTCACCACGGCGCACAAGCGCAACTTCTATACGGACCCGCCCGAAGATGGCCTGCTGATGGAACTGACGCTGTGA
- the guaB gene encoding IMP dehydrogenase codes for MNYREIPEALTFDDVLLVPAKSDVLPAETDTTTRFSRRIQVNIPIVSAAMDTVTEAAMAIALAQQGGLGVIHKNMSIEAQRSEVDKVKRSESGMIVDPVTMTPDRPISEALAIMAKFHISGVPVVRPEDGRLVGILTNRDLRFETRLELPIGEVMTKDNLITVPVGTTLQEARGILQKHRVEKLLVVDEEFRLRGLITVKDIQKAIRYPNATKDDLGRLRTAAAIGATGDYLERAAELVAVRVDALVIDTAHGHSTRVLEAVRQIKRRFPEVDLVAGNVATGEATRELVAAGVDGVKVGIGPGSICTTRIVAGIGVPQVTAILDCAAAAREADLPVIGDGGIKFSGDITKALAAGADAVMIGSLFAGTDESPGELILYQGRSFKAYRGMGSLAAMKEGSRDRYAQDMETVESKLVPEGIEGKVPYKGALSALVTQLVGGVRAGMGYVGCRTIAELKTNARFVKITAAGLRESHVHDVIITKEAPNYRLESLP; via the coding sequence ATGAACTATCGTGAAATACCGGAAGCCCTGACCTTCGATGACGTTCTGCTCGTGCCGGCCAAAAGTGACGTTCTTCCGGCCGAGACCGACACCACCACCCGTTTTTCCCGGCGCATTCAGGTCAATATCCCCATCGTCAGCGCGGCCATGGATACGGTCACGGAAGCGGCCATGGCAATTGCCCTGGCCCAGCAGGGCGGGCTGGGGGTGATTCACAAAAACATGTCCATCGAGGCGCAGCGCAGCGAGGTGGACAAGGTCAAACGCTCCGAAAGCGGCATGATCGTCGATCCGGTCACGATGACGCCCGACCGTCCCATTTCAGAAGCCCTGGCCATCATGGCGAAGTTTCACATTTCGGGCGTTCCGGTGGTACGGCCGGAGGATGGGCGGCTCGTCGGCATTCTCACCAACCGCGACCTGCGCTTTGAGACACGGCTGGAGCTGCCCATTGGCGAGGTGATGACCAAGGACAACCTCATTACCGTGCCGGTCGGGACAACCCTCCAGGAAGCGCGTGGCATTTTGCAGAAACACCGGGTCGAAAAGCTGCTCGTTGTGGATGAGGAGTTTCGTCTCAGGGGGCTGATTACGGTCAAGGACATCCAGAAGGCGATTCGCTACCCGAACGCGACGAAAGATGACCTGGGGCGGCTGCGGACGGCAGCGGCCATTGGCGCAACGGGCGACTATCTGGAGCGGGCGGCCGAACTCGTGGCGGTGCGGGTGGATGCCCTGGTCATTGACACGGCGCACGGCCATTCGACCCGTGTGCTGGAAGCCGTCCGCCAGATCAAGCGGCGGTTTCCCGAGGTTGACCTTGTGGCTGGAAACGTGGCCACCGGGGAAGCCACCCGCGAACTCGTCGCGGCCGGGGTGGATGGCGTCAAGGTGGGGATCGGCCCCGGCTCAATCTGCACCACGCGCATAGTTGCCGGGATTGGCGTTCCACAGGTGACGGCCATTCTCGACTGCGCCGCGGCCGCCCGCGAAGCCGACCTGCCGGTGATTGGCGACGGCGGCATCAAGTTTTCCGGCGACATCACCAAGGCGCTGGCCGCCGGCGCAGATGCCGTCATGATCGGCTCGCTCTTTGCCGGAACGGACGAAAGCCCCGGCGAGCTGATTCTTTACCAGGGGCGCAGTTTCAAGGCGTACCGGGGCATGGGGTCGCTGGCGGCCATGAAGGAAGGCAGCCGCGACCGCTATGCCCAGGACATGGAAACCGTCGAATCGAAACTCGTCCCGGAAGGCATCGAAGGGAAAGTGCCCTACAAGGGGGCACTGTCTGCCCTGGTGACACAGTTGGTCGGTGGCGTACGCGCCGGCATGGGGTATGTCGGCTGCCGGACCATTGCCGAACTCAAAACCAATGCCCGGTTCGTCAAGATTACGGCGGCGGGCCTGCGCGAAAGCCACGTTCACGATGTCATCATCACCAAGGAAGCGCCCAACTACCGGCTTGAAAGCCTGCCGTAG
- the ndk gene encoding nucleoside-diphosphate kinase encodes MSLETTLAIIKPDAVRASNTGHIIQRITDAGFRLRGMRLMHLTRPQAEGFYAVHRERPFFGELVDFMCSGPVVVMALEKEDAVRAWRDLMGPTNSKDAPKGTIRGDFGTDVGENAVHGSDSPENATTEVAFFFATSTLL; translated from the coding sequence ATGTCGCTTGAAACGACGCTTGCCATCATCAAACCCGACGCCGTGCGCGCCAGCAACACCGGTCACATCATCCAGCGCATCACCGATGCCGGTTTTCGTCTGCGCGGGATGCGGCTGATGCACCTGACCCGGCCCCAGGCCGAAGGCTTTTACGCCGTTCACCGCGAGCGGCCGTTTTTCGGGGAACTGGTTGACTTCATGTGTTCGGGGCCCGTGGTCGTCATGGCCCTGGAGAAAGAAGACGCCGTCCGCGCCTGGCGCGACCTCATGGGGCCAACCAACTCGAAAGACGCCCCCAAGGGCACCATCCGGGGCGACTTCGGAACGGATGTCGGCGAAAATGCCGTCCATGGTTCGGACTCACCCGAAAACGCCACGACCGAAGTGGCCTTTTTCTTTGCCACCAGCACGCTGCTGTAG
- the sucD gene encoding succinate--CoA ligase subunit alpha — MSVLVNKETRLVVQGITGREGTFHTRQMKDYGTNVVAGVTPNKGGTIHEDTPVFDTVAQAVAATGANVSVIYVPPAFGADAIMEAAEAGIALVVCITEGIPTVDMMRAFDFVKKRGTRLIGPNCPGVITPGECKVGIMPAHIHRPGRIGVVSRSGTLTYEAVHQLTQLGLGQSTCVGIGGDPIIGLRFVDVLRLFQADPDTDAVVMIGEIGGTDEETAAAFVRQEMTKPVIGFVAGRTAPPGRRMGHAGAIIAGGKGTAAEKMEAMRAAGMHVVESPADIGAKVAAVIGHTA, encoded by the coding sequence ATGAGTGTTCTGGTCAATAAAGAGACCCGTCTTGTGGTACAGGGCATTACCGGGCGTGAAGGCACCTTTCACACCCGCCAGATGAAGGATTACGGCACGAACGTCGTTGCCGGGGTGACGCCCAACAAGGGCGGCACGATTCACGAAGACACCCCGGTGTTTGACACCGTGGCCCAGGCCGTTGCCGCCACCGGAGCCAACGTCAGTGTCATTTATGTGCCGCCGGCCTTTGGCGCGGATGCCATCATGGAAGCCGCCGAAGCTGGCATTGCCCTCGTCGTCTGCATTACCGAAGGCATCCCGACGGTGGACATGATGCGGGCGTTCGACTTCGTCAAAAAGCGCGGCACACGGCTGATTGGCCCCAACTGTCCGGGCGTCATCACGCCGGGTGAGTGCAAGGTGGGCATCATGCCGGCGCACATCCACCGCCCCGGCCGGATTGGCGTTGTCTCGCGCAGTGGGACGCTGACCTACGAGGCCGTTCACCAGCTCACCCAGCTTGGACTGGGACAGTCCACCTGTGTCGGCATCGGTGGCGACCCCATCATTGGCCTGCGCTTCGTGGATGTCCTGCGCCTGTTCCAGGCCGACCCGGACACCGATGCCGTCGTCATGATTGGCGAAATTGGCGGCACGGACGAAGAAACGGCGGCCGCCTTCGTCCGGCAGGAAATGACCAAGCCGGTCATCGGGTTTGTTGCCGGCCGCACGGCCCCGCCCGGCCGCCGCATGGGCCATGCTGGCGCGATCATTGCCGGCGGCAAGGGGACCGCGGCCGAAAAAATGGAAGCCATGCGCGCCGCCGGCATGCACGTGGTCGAAAGCCCGGCCGACATCGGGGCCAAAGTCGCCGCCGTCATCGGACATACGGCTTAG
- a CDS encoding MlaD family protein, which produces MASPPPTEEIAPTRSAERHEPAKRRTFWLVVGALSIVAAAAAWQSYQDRHRFLLYVTFHDVDGLRPGAEVRLAGVKVGAVQRIEFTSVQKVVRWDTPQVQVTLGIDRRLTGLNATQLIHRDAIAVLKRDGTLADRIVDIIPGSAAAPLVVEGDFIAGQIEGDSRTIALRSAQVNANFEAMRERLLAVQQRLERGEGTLGAVLKRRELADQMAQFQTELTGLQQALQTGRGFGSVARRRLQPRVTALQTAANRLRADIEGGRGTAGQFFADPTWRERVTALQSRYDRLATRLTTLQQTAEQGTLGRLAREDAFRQRLQTTRAHVTRIQKQLEQQEGSAGRFLHDGRLRRELAEFTAELTKTVYDVRQSPFKYIRLRF; this is translated from the coding sequence ATGGCTTCTCCCCCACCAACCGAAGAAATCGCTCCGACCCGCAGCGCCGAACGCCATGAGCCAGCCAAACGGCGCACGTTCTGGCTGGTGGTTGGGGCGCTCTCCATCGTGGCGGCGGCCGCAGCCTGGCAGTCCTACCAGGACCGCCATCGCTTTCTGCTCTACGTGACGTTCCACGACGTGGACGGTCTGCGGCCGGGGGCTGAAGTCCGGCTGGCCGGGGTCAAGGTGGGGGCCGTGCAGCGTATCGAGTTCACCAGTGTGCAGAAGGTCGTGCGGTGGGATACGCCACAGGTGCAGGTCACACTTGGCATTGACCGGCGTCTGACGGGGCTGAATGCGACGCAACTCATTCACCGGGACGCCATTGCCGTCCTTAAACGCGACGGAACCCTGGCCGACCGGATCGTGGACATCATCCCCGGTAGTGCCGCCGCGCCGCTCGTGGTCGAAGGGGATTTCATTGCCGGACAGATTGAAGGTGACTCCCGGACCATTGCGCTGCGCAGCGCCCAGGTCAACGCCAACTTCGAGGCCATGCGTGAACGGCTCCTCGCCGTTCAGCAACGTCTCGAACGCGGCGAGGGAACTCTGGGGGCCGTCCTCAAACGGCGTGAACTCGCCGACCAGATGGCCCAGTTTCAGACCGAGTTGACCGGACTTCAGCAGGCGCTTCAGACCGGCCGCGGGTTTGGTTCCGTCGCGCGCCGGCGATTGCAACCACGGGTGACGGCGCTTCAGACCGCGGCCAACCGGCTGCGGGCCGACATCGAGGGCGGCCGTGGCACAGCCGGTCAGTTCTTTGCCGATCCAACCTGGCGCGAGCGGGTCACGGCCCTTCAGAGCCGGTACGACCGTCTGGCGACCCGCCTGACCACCCTGCAACAGACGGCCGAACAGGGCACGCTGGGACGCCTCGCCCGGGAAGACGCCTTCCGTCAGCGGCTCCAGACGACGCGCGCCCACGTCACCCGTATCCAGAAACAACTCGAACAGCAGGAAGGCAGCGCCGGCCGGTTTCTCCACGATGGGCGCCTGCGGCGCGAACTTGCTGAATTTACCGCCGAACTCACCAAAACCGTTTATGACGTGCGCCAGTCGCCGTTCAAATACATCCGACTCAGGTTCTGA